CACATACTTCTTATTCTGATGGAAAACTTTATCCGGAAGATGCGTATAGTTACGCAAAAAATTATGTAGATGTGCAAGCAGTAACAGATCATGCATATTATTTTGAGCAACTTATAAATGGAAAAACTAAAACTTACTTAACAAAGCTTGCTGCTGAAAAGGCAACTGTTGAAGGAGAATTTATAGCTCTTCAAGGTTTTGAATGGACTTCTGGAATAGGTCATATAAATGTGTATGAATCGTTGCAATGGGTAGACAGAAACAACGTAAGTTCAATGGAAGGTTTCTATAAGTGGATTGTTGAGCATAAAAAGCTTGGACAATTTAACCATCCAATTTCTGTATTTGGCACCTTTAATGATTTTGAATATTATCCTCAAGCTGATTTATATATGAATTTAATTGAAGTTGGAAATGGTAATTGGAAGGCTGGTGATGTAATAAATGATGAAATGCTTAAAAATTACAGGGTAGCACTTAACAAAGGTTGGCATCTTGGTGCAACAGTTGGTCAGGATAATCATAAGCCCAACTGGGGTAGTGCAAATGAAGGAAGAACAGGGATAATTGCTCAATATTTAAGCTATGATGATATAATGAGTGCATTATGGTCAAGGCATACATTTGGAACCGAGGATAAAGATGTTAAAGTTAGTTTTAGTTATGGAAATTATATAATGGGAGATATTGTTAAAGAACCTGTTAAAAAGGTAACTTTGCACTTTGAGTATAAAGACTACGACAATATAGATTATTTTGCGTTAATTTCTCAAAGTGGAACAGTAGTTGAAGCATATCCAAGAAGTGATTCTTATTCAACCAATATTACAGTTGAAATTCCTGATGGATATGAATGGTATTACTGTTACATTAAACAAAGTGATTCTGATGAAATAGTTACTTCTCCAATCTGGTTTCAAAAAGAAAGTTCTATTTATGTTAATAATGTAAAGTATAACAACAATGTTATTTTATTTGATATTTATAATGTTACTAGTGAAAATGTAGAAGCTGATCTGAAAATTGTTGATAATGATCGCGTAGTTACAACTAAGCAGGTAAGTTTTAAACCATATGAGATAAAGTCTTTATCTGTAGATTTAGGAAAATTATCATCAGGAGATCACCTTATCAAATTTTTAGTGAATAATGTATTTGTTCAATCACACAAAATATTTGTAAAGTCATACAAAAAGGCTGTAATGATTGACATACTTCATGAAAATGATTATATGGTTGAATTAAAGAAATTTGGTCAATTTTTATCTGAAAATGGTTATAGGGTTTTGTACTCAAAGAGAATGCTAACCAATCTAAAAGATGTTGACGTATTGATTATTTCTACTCCAAAAGTTGATGGATTTGATTTTTCAAAGGATTTATTAGCTCCTGAAATTAAAGCTTTAAGCGAATTTGATGGAGAAATTATAATAATACCAGGTAGTGATGAAACATACCTTGATCTTTACAAACAAAAAATTAATGGTAAAGTTATTGAACTTGAAGCTTTATATGAAATGTTTGGATATGCTAAGAAGAAATCAGTAAATAAAATAATAATTGATATAGGACATATGAACGATTATGGCACAGCAAAACTTACAAAGCTTGAAGATTTTGTAAAATCACTTGGACTAGAAATTAGTTATGCTAATAAGCTGGAAGAAATAAATGGAGATGTATTAATTATTCAAAATGGTAAGGGATATACTGAAAGAGAATTAGAAAATATTGTAGACTTTGTAAAAAAAGGCGGAAAACTTATAATTACAAGCAAAAGTGATTATAGAAACGGTGGAAACACTCAAGAACTTAATTACATACTTGAAAAACTAGGACTGGGTACGAGATTTAATGATGATCAAGTTGTTGATGAAGTAAACAATTATGGTGCAAGGTACAAGATTCTTGTAAATGGTGTAAGACTATATAGTCCATGCTCATTAATAGTTGGAGAAAGTGCAAAAGTATTGCTAGAATCTGAAACTGCAAAGAATGAAGATAGTGATGGAAATGGTGATGCTATACAGGTTGATAAAATAGTTTTGGGTGTTGAAGAGCAATCAGGATTGGGCAAAGTAATAATTTTAGGAAAGTCAATATTTTCAGATTACGATTTTGACTATAACAAGGAGTTTATTTCAAATATAATATTAAATTAATAAAAATTGATATTTTAGTGTTTATAAGGTATAATAGAAACAGAAGTAATTTGTCGCGGACAGAAAGGGTGGTGAAAATATATGTTTGACAAGTTTTCTGAAGAGTCCGCAGAAGTTTTTGTAATGGCCCAAGAAGAGGCAAAAGAGCTAGGACATTCATATGTTGGTACTGAGCATCTACTTTTGGCTATTTTGAAAATTAATGATAATAAGATAAAGTCAATACTTGAAAATTATGGAATTACTTATACAAAAATTAGAAATGAGGTAATTTCTATTGTAGGTATGGGAATGCGTGGATTTATAATGTCACCTCAGATGACACCCAGAGCCAAAAGGGTGACGGAGTTAGCATATGAAGAAGCAAAAAGTCTTGGTGAAAATAAAATAAAGCCTATTCATTTATTTTTAGGAATTTTACGAGAAGGTGAAGGAATAGCAGTTCATATTTTAAGGAAAATGGGAATTGATGTTCAGATGTTAAGAAGGGAGTTGTCAGGAGATATGCCTGAAGAGGATTTAGCTGATTTTACAGATTTTGATGAGGAAATAGTGACGCGTGCAAGACAATTGGAAGGTTTTGGAATTAATTTAACTGCACAAGCGATAAAAGGTGAACTTGACCCAGTTATTGGAAGAGAAAGTGAAATAGAACGTGTAATGCAAGTTTTAGTTAGGAGAAAGAAAAATAATCCAGTATTAATAGGTGATCCTGGTGTTGGTAAGTCTGCGATTGTTGAGGGGCTTGCTCAAAAAATTGTAAACGGTGAAGTTCCAGAGCCTTTAAAGGGAAAGACTATTTTTTCATTGGATGTGGCTTCTCTTGTTGCTGGAACAAAGTACCGTGGTGAGTTTGAAAAAAGGATGAAAAAACTGCTTCAAGTATTAAAAAATCAAAAAGATATTATACTTTTCATTGATGAGATACATATGATTGTTGGTGCAGGTTCAGCTGAAGGAGCGGTTGATGCTGCAAATATTTTAAAACCAGCGCTTGCACGTGGAGAGATAAAATGTATAGGTGCTACAACACCTGATGAATATAGAAAGTTTATTGAAAAAGATGCAGCATTAGAAAGAAGATTTCAAAAGATATATGTTCAAGAACCGACACCTGAGATGACTATTAGAATTTTACAGGGGTTAAAACCAAAATATGAAAAACATCATAAAGTAAAATACACTGATGAAGCTTTAGAAGCAGCTGTATATTTGTCACAAAGATATATAAGTGATCATTTCTTGCCGGATAAAGCGATAGATGTGATAGATGAGGCTGGTGCAAGAGCAAGACTGAAAGCATTCGTTATGCCAAAGGAATTATTGAATTTTAAAGAAAAGATTGAAGATATAAAGTTGAAAAAAGAAATTGCTGCAGCAAATCAAGAATATGAAAAAGCAGCTAAATTAAAAGAAGAAGAGAATGAGTTAAAAGAGGAATTTAATATTAGATACAATGAGTGGAAAAAGAATGTTGAAACTAGTGTTGTGGTTGTAGGTGTTGAGGAGATAGAGGAAGTAGTTTCAAATTGGACAGGTATTCCACTTAAGAAGCTTGAAGAAGGAGAAAGTGAAAAATTGTTGAAGCTTGAAGATGCGCTTCATAATAGGGTAGTTGGTCAGGAAGAAGCAGTGAGAGCTATTGCTAGATCCATTAGAAGAGCAAGGAGTGGTTTAAAAGATCCTAGAAGACCTGTAGGTGTGTTTTTATTCCTTGGTCCAACTGGAGTTGGAAAGACTGAGCTTGCAAAGACACTTGCTGAGTATCTTTTTGGTGATGAAAAAGCACTTATTAGATTTGACATGAGCGAATATATGGAAAAATTCTCGGTTTCTAGATTGATTGGAGCGCCTCCAGGATATGTTGGATACGAAGAGGGTGGTGCTCTTACCGAAAGAGTAAGAAGAAGACCTTTCTCAGTAATTTTGTTTGATGAAATTGAAAAGGCACATCCAGATGTCTTTAATCTTCTATTACAAATTATGGATGATGGAAGATTAACCGATTCTCAAGGTCATGTTGTTGACTTTAGGAATACAATTATAATAATGACGAGTAATATTGGTGGTACTCAAATTGTTTCTGGAAAAAGATCCTTAGGATTTGTGGATAGTAAAGATAATAATGTCGAATTTAAGGAAATGAAAGAAAAGGTTATTGAAGAGGTAAAGAAAACTTTTAGGCCGGAATTTTTGAACAGAATAGATGAAGTTGTTGTATTCCATAAACTTACAGAGGACCATATTAGGGAAATAATAGAAATACTTTTAAAGGATATCAGAAAAAGACTTTCTGAGAAAGGTATTTTGCTTGAGTTGAGTAAAAGTGCAAAAGACTTTTTAGTACAAGAAGGTTACGATCCAGCATATGGGGCAAGGCCTTTAAAGCGTGCAATTCAAAGATATATAGAAGATCCTTTATCGGAAGAATTGTTGAAAGGTAAGTTTAAAGAGAATGACACAATTGTCTGTAGCTATGAAAATGGAAAGATCGTATTTAAAAAGAAAAGACAGAGAAAAGTAAAGGTGAAAAATGACTAAGAAAAAAACAGTTTATGTTTGTGATAATTGTGGTTATGAATCTTTAAAGTGGTTTGGAAAATGTCCTTCATGTGGTGCATGGGACAGTGCGAAAGAGATTAAGGTTAGTGAAGATGAAAAGAAAAATGCGGGTTTAAGTTCCCGCATTTTTTTGCTTGATGATAGTTTAAAAATTGATGAAAATAAAAGGTTAAAGTCAAATGATCCAGAGATTGACAAGTTGTTTGGTGGAGGTATTGTCTCTGGTCAGGTTATACTACTTGGTGGTGAACCAGGAGTTGGAAAGAGTACACTTTCATTGCAATTATGTAAGATGCTTTCAAAACATGGGAAAGTACTTTATGTAAGTGGTGAAGAGAGTATCGAGCAAATTGGCTTAAGATCAAAAAGACTAAATATTAGTGATTCAAATCTTTATGTTACAACAGAAAATGAAATAGAGTCAATCTTTGTTGCTATTAATCAGTTAAATCCTTCTTTTATAGTTTTTGATTCAATACAGACTATATTTTCAAATAGTGTAGATGGAGTACCTGGTGGGATTTTACAAATTAAAACAGTAGTAGAAAAGATAAGAAAATTATCAAAAGAAAAAGGTATACCTTCACTTTTAGTTGCTCACGTGAATAAAGAGGGAAATATTGCCGGTCCAAAGTTAGTTGAGCACGTCGTTGATACAGTTATTTATTTTGAAGGAGAAAAAAATACAGACTTTAGAATTTTAAGGGTTTTAAAAAATAGATTTGGTCCAAGTGGAGAGTTAGCAATTTTTCAAATGTTAGAGGAAGGACTAATTCCTTTGAAGGATAGAGTGTTTATTGAGGAAAGTAATATGCCAGGAAATGTTATTTCGTGTGTGTTTGAGGGAACACGGCCTATTCTTGTTCAAATTCAAAGTCTTGTTTCAAGAGATAAAATTGCTACAGCAAGAAGAATAGCCCACGGTATTGATGTTAGAAAATTGATTATTTTAGGTGCTGTAATTGCAAAACACCTTAATTTACCTATCGATTCTCATGATTTATATTTAAATGTATCTGGTGGATTAAAAATCACAGATCCAGCAAGTGATCTAGCTATTGCATCATCTATTTTATCTTCATTGTATAACACTTTCTTAGGAAAGGTTGTGATAATAGGGGAAGTGGGATTAGATGGAAGTGTTAGAAGAGTAAGAAATATTAAAAAAAGAATTGAAAATGCAAAAAAGTCTGGTTATGATAGATTTATAATACCAAATGTTGAAGATATAAACGGGGAAAATATTGTAAAAGTTTCTTCATTAAAACAATTAAATAGAATAATTCTAGGCTCAAAGGAGGAGTTAATATGAAAACAAAAATTATTGTTGATAGTACATCAGATATTCCAGTATCGTGGATTGAAAAATACGATATTGATGTTGTCCCACTCTATGTAAATTGGCCGGATGGCAGTAGTGAACCTGATAATGTTAGAGATGAGGAAAGCTTAAAAGAATTTTATGGAAGACTTTCAAAAGCAGAAGAGTTACCAAAAACCTCACAACCTTCCATTTTGGATTTTCAGAATGCATATAAAAGAGCTATAGAAGATGGGTATGATAGCGTTTTGGTTTTAACAATCTCTACTAAAATGTCTGGAACTTTTAATTCTGCAAGACTTGCAGCAGAGTCTTTTGATATTCCAATTGAAATTGTTGATACAAAAATGGCTTCTTCAATAATTTCTAACATGGCAAAGTATGCCAGAGAATTGCTTAATTCTGGAATGAGCCTTGAAGAAGTTGCGAAAAAGGTAAGGGAAGAAAGAGAAAATAAAAGATTTCATGCTATATTTTTTGTTTCCGATTTTGATTTTCTGGCCAAAGGTGGAAGAGTAAGTAAATTTACAGGTTTTGTTGGTAATTTGTTGAAGATAAAAGTTGGAATTTATATAAATGAAGAAGGAGAAATGATTCCTTTTGATAAAACAAGAGGATATAAAAAGGCATACAGTATGATTTTATCAAAAATGGAAGAGGAAGGAATAAAAATTGGTCAAAAAATAGGTTTGATAGGTATTCATTGCAATGGAAAAGAGCATATTGATGAAATGATGAAATTGATTAAAGAAAGGTATGAAGTCGAATATTTTGACTATTCTAATACTGGTAAAGTGATATCTACACATGTTGGAATCGGAATGGCAGGTTTTGGTATAGAAATTATTAGATAGAAAATTAAAAGGAGGAATCTGCTGTGAGAAACGAGGTACTCTGGCTTTTGCTAATGCTTGTAAACTTTGGAGGGATTTTGCTATTTTACAGGCTAATGGGTAAAACTGGTTTGTATATTTGGACTGCTATTGCTACTATTATTGCAAATATTCAAGTATTAAAGACGGTAGAGTTATTTGGATTCGTTGCAACATTAGGAAACATAGTTTATGGAACAACCTTTTTAGTAACTGATATTTTATCAGAAAATTATGGAAAAAAAGATGCAAGAAAATCAGTATATGTTGGATTTTTGAGTCTTATAATTATGACTGTTATGATGCAATTAGCTCTTTATTTTAAACCAGATCAATCAGATTTTGCACAGGGTGCTCTTGAAACTATTTTTTCAATAATGCCAAGGATTGTAATAGCATCATTAACTGCATATTGGTTATCACAGCTTCATGATATTTGGGCATATCATCTATGGAAAAATAAGTTACCACAGCTTAAATTTTTGTGGGTAAGAAACAACTTATCAACCATGGTTTCACAATTTATAGATAGTTTTGTATTTTGTTTTATAGCATTCTGGGGTGTATATGAATTAAACGTTTTTTGGAGTATATTATGGACCACTTACTTTTTTAAATGGATTGTTGCAGCAGCTGATACGCCGTTTTTATATTTTGCAAAATATTTGCATGATAAAAACAAGATTAATGAATTAGTAAAGTAATTGGTTTGTTTTTACAGAAATTTAACTCGTTTTAGTGTTGACAAATGCATGTGTTTATGGCAAAATAAATAACGGTCTTTGTCATTAAGAGTGGGGACGTGGTGAAGCCTGGTTATCACGCCGGTCTGTCACACCGGTGGCCGCGGGTTCAAATCCCGTCGTCCCCGCCAGTTAAATAAAATGTAGCCGATAAGGCGATTGACAAGATTATATAAATATGGTAAAATATTAATTGATGACTAGAGTTGGGGACGTGGTGAAGCCTGGTTATCACGCCGGTCTGTCACACCGGTGGCCGCGGGTTCAAATCCCGTCGTCCCCGCCAAGGCAAGAGGATAGCAAAGAGCTATCCTCTTTGTTTTTTTATATAAAACATAATAATTATATCTAATGTTCTTTTTTTGAAAGTATTTCTATATTTAATTTCCAAATATATTCTGTTGGTGATTTACAAAAGTTTTTATATTTTAAAGCACCTGATTCAAATAATATATATAGTGAATTATCAATTTTTGATATTCCTTCTGACATAGGTAAAATATTTATTGTTTTTTCGGGAACATCTAAAAACCAAACGGAAATATTATTTATTTTTTTCTGTGGTTTATTGTTTAACACATTAGGATAAAATTCCAATTTTGAATCATTATTTATTCCGTATGATCTACTTAAAATTATATAATCTTCAGTAAATTCTACATCTTGTACAATATTTGGTGAAGCTAAAATATATTTAAGAGTAGAAATATTTTCATTTTTATCTAGTAGAAAACCTGTTATCCAGGAATTAAAAGTTTTGTTTTTTTCATTAGTTATTCTATGAGAGGGATCAGTTAAATAACCAAAAATATGATAGAATTCTCCAACCCAAATATGATTGTTATAGTATTGGACAAAAGAGGCTCTAACAGGAATTTTGTAGGTCTCAATAATATTAATCTTATTACCAGATTTGGTATTTATTAAGTCTTCTATTTTTATTTTGTATAAATGATAGTCTGAAGATAGCCATATAAATTTCTTACTTACAGCTACACCGCCTGCATGACCAGTATAGGGTTTCCCGTTTGAAAAATAAATGTTTAGATATTTTATATACTTTCCAGTTTTTTTATCTAATAAGACTAGTATACTAGGTTTTTTACTAGCTGAATAATATGAAATAACTATCCAATTATTTAAATAACTTAGTCCCTGAGGAACATAATTTTCATCTAACTTTGGAATTAAAGCAAATTTGGATGAATTTTTATAAAAGTAGTTATATTCAGTTTTAAAGAAATTTAGAACTAAAGCTATTAAAAAGGTAATTATAAGAAGTTTACTTATGTTATTCATTTTATTTTTTACTCCTTTTTGATAGGATTATTATAACAGATATCTAGCAAAGAATCGAAATATCTTTTTTGAAGATTTATAATGTAATAATAAAAAATCCCTCTTCTTGATTTTAGTTATTTTTCAAGAAGAGGGACTTTTGTATGAATTATTTTATATTTATTAATTAGGAAACTTTTTCATATGGAACACCATCAGCTTTTGGAGCACGAGATTTACCAACAAATCCTGCGACAACTATAATGGTAAGGATGAATGGGATCATGTCAAATAATGGTTTAACAGTTGCTGAAACGTGAATTAGAGAGCTGCTTTGCATTTGGTTTGCAAATGCACTTGATGCGCCAAATAATAAACTCGCAAGCATTGCTCCTACAGGATTGTATTTACCTAAAATCATTGCTGCAAGTGCTATAAATCCTCTACCGCCAGTCATTAATTCTCTAAAATGACCAACTTCACCAATACTTAAGTAAGCGCCTGCAAGACCAGCCCAAACTCCACTCATTAGTACACCGAAATATCTTATTCCAAAAACATTTATTCCCAAGGTATCAGCTGCTTCTGGGTTTTCACCTACTGCCCTCATTCTAAGTCCAAGTTTAGTCTTATAGATTAGCCACCAGGAAAATGCAACTGCCGCAAATGCCATATATACGAAAGGACTTAATTCACCAAATATTTTTCCAAAAAATGGTACATTAGATAATCCGGGAATTTTTAATTCTTCTACTTTTCCAACAAAGTCGGTTTGACCAGGTTTTCCAAAAATTGGTTCCATCAAAAAACCAGTAACACCTTGAGCTATTAATATTAAAGCAGTACCTAAAACAACTTGGTTACCTGCCCACTTAATACTACCCCATGCATGAATCCATGAAAATGCAAGACCAGAGATTACAGCCATTAAAACCCCAATCCAAACATTCCCAGATAGATATGTAAACACGACGGAAGTAAATGCACTCATAAGCATAATACCTTCTAGGGCAATATTTACAACACCGGTAATTTCACTATATACTCCACCAAGTGAGGCAAAAATTAAAGGAGTAGCAGCTGTTAATGTAATTTTATAAAAAAGCGGGTTTATAAAAACAAGGAAAATTGCTTCTAAGACTCTCATTTTGTCACCTTCTTTCTTATCATAATAGTACGAACAATTCTATCGGCTGCGACAAGAAAGATAACAATACCTTGAATTATCATAACCATATGTTTTGGAACCCCAACAAATTGCATTTCGTTACTTCCTGTCCTAAGAGCTCCAATAAGTAAGGCAGCAAATATAATTCCAATTGGATTATTTTGTCCAATTAATGCAATACTTATACCATCAAAACCTTTTCCTCCAGAAAGCTCTCCTAAGAATCTGTGATGAACTCCCATTAATTCAGTTGCTCCAGCAAGACCAGCAAGTGCACCACTAATTGCCATGGCAAGGATAATATTTTTAGATACTGAGATTCCACCGTATTCAGCAGCATAAGGATTAAAACCAACTGCCTTAATTTCATATCCAGTTGTTGATTTATTTAGTAAAATATACATAAAAATTGCTGCAACAACTGCAATTATAATACCTGCACTAACTTCAATGGCTCCTACCTTCATCAATATTGGAAGTTGTGCGGAATTAGCAATCTCAGGACTTTTTGGTGTACCTGATCCAACCTTTAGTGGACCTGTTACCATGTAAGATGCAAAGTAAGTTGCAATCCAATTGAGCATTATTGTCGTAACAACTTCATGAGCACCGGTCTTTGCCTTTAAAAATCCAGCAATTGCAGCATAGCCAGCACCAACTGCCATGGCTATTAAAATAGTTAATGGAATAGCTATAATCGGTGGCAAAAATCCAAAGTTTCCAGCAAAAGCTGCAGCAATCAATGCTCCCATTACCATTTGACCTTCTGCACCGATATTAAAGACCCCTGCTCGAAATCCAAATCCAACAGCAAGACCAGTTAATATTAATGGAGTTGTTTTTATTATTGTATCAGCAATTGCTTGTTTTGAACCGAAAGATCCTCTAATCAATGCTGAATAAGCAGTGAGTGGATTTTTACCAATCAATAATATAATAATTGTTGAAATAGCAAGTGCTATTAGTACAGAAATAATAGGTATGAGTATTGCAGAGAATCTTTTATTCATCTTATCCCCTCCGTGCCTCTACAAGTCTTTGACCAGTCATCATCAATCCTACTTCTTCAACTGTAGTTTCTTCAGGTTTTACTTCACCCATAATTTCTCCTTCATACATTACAATAATTCTGTCACTTAAAGAGAATATTTCTTCAAGTTCCATAGAAATTAAAAGAATTCCAACATCCATTTCTCTCATTTTTAATATTTGTTTATGAATAAATTCAATTGCCCCAACATCCAAACCACGAGTAGGTTGAGCAACTACTAGAAATTTTGGATTCATTCTAATTTCTCTTCCGACTACTAGTTTTTGTTGGTTACCACCTGAGAAATTTCCCCCAAGATGTTGAATTCTTCTTGGCCTTACATCAAATTCTTCCATTAGATTTTTTGTGTATTCAAATATTTCTTTATGATTTAAAAAAGTTCCATTGGAAAATGGAGGTTTATAGTGTTGTCCAAGAATAACATTATAGTAAGCTTCAAATTCTTCAATAAGGCCATGTTTTAATCGATCTTCAGGAATATGAGCAAGTCCTAGTTCTCTAAGTTGCTTTGGTGTAAAGTGTGTTACATCTTTACCTTCAAAGTATATTTTCCCATCTTCAATTTTTCTTAATCCAGTTATTGCTTCTACAAGTTCAGTTTGACCATTGCCAGCAACACCTGCAATACCAACTATTTCACCTTTTCTTATATCAAAAGAAACTTTATTAACTGCTACTAGCCCTCTGTTATCTTTAACAACAAGATCTTTAATTTCAAAAACTTTTTCTTTAGGCTTATGTGGAGCTTTTTCAACTCTTAAAACAACATCTCTTCCAACCATATGTCTTGCAATTTCCTTAGGATTAGTTTTTGAGGTTTCAAGCTCACCTGTAACTTTTCCAAGTCTCATAACAGTTATTCTGTCGCTTATTTCCATAACTTCATGCAATTTATGTGATATGAATAAAATAGTTTTTCCATCTGATTTAAGTTTTCTCATTATCACAAACAATTCTTCAACTTCTTGAGGAGTTAATACAGCAGTAGGTTCATCCAAAATAATTATATTTGCACCTCTGTAGAGAGTTTTTAGAATTTCAACTCTTTGTTGCATACCAACTGGAATATCTTCTATTTTTGCATCAACATCTACAAATAATCCATATTTTTCAGATAATTCTTTAACTTGTTTTCTGGCTTCTTTAATATCAAAATTTAAACCTTTTACAGGTTCACTACCAAGTACTATATTTTCAGCAACAGTTAATGTATCAACTAACATAAAATGTTGGTGAACCATTCCTATTCCATTTTTTATAGCGTCTTTTGGTCCTTTAATTGTTACTTTTTTGCCATTGATCAAAATGTCACCCTCATCTGGATGGTACAGTCCATATAATTGATTCATCAAGGTTGATTTACCAGCACCGTTTTCTCCGACTATTGCGTGAATTTCACCTTTTTTAATTCTTATAGTTACATGATCATTTGCCAAAACTCCAGGAAATTTTTTAACAATATTTACCATTTCTACGGCATACACAATTTAACTCCTCCTTTCAACGCTTTGTCACTTAACTAAGGTTTTAAACCTTAGTAAAATGACAAAGCAATGGGGGCAGATGCCCCCAAAATTTTTTATAAATTAGAATGGGAATACTATATTTGGTGTTCTAAAGGATTTTAAAGCTTCCTCGGTTTCTGGAACTGTAAGGATACCTTTTTTAATCAATGTAACAAGATATGCAAGTTCTGCAA
This DNA window, taken from Thermosipho africanus Ob7, encodes the following:
- a CDS encoding ABC transporter permease, whose protein sequence is MNKRFSAILIPIISVLIALAISTIIILLIGKNPLTAYSALIRGSFGSKQAIADTIIKTTPLILTGLAVGFGFRAGVFNIGAEGQMVMGALIAAAFAGNFGFLPPIIAIPLTILIAMAVGAGYAAIAGFLKAKTGAHEVVTTIMLNWIATYFASYMVTGPLKVGSGTPKSPEIANSAQLPILMKVGAIEVSAGIIIAVVAAIFMYILLNKSTTGYEIKAVGFNPYAAEYGGISVSKNIILAMAISGALAGLAGATELMGVHHRFLGELSGGKGFDGISIALIGQNNPIGIIFAALLIGALRTGSNEMQFVGVPKHMVMIIQGIVIFLVAADRIVRTIMIRKKVTK
- a CDS encoding ABC transporter ATP-binding protein codes for the protein MVNIVKKFPGVLANDHVTIRIKKGEIHAIVGENGAGKSTLMNQLYGLYHPDEGDILINGKKVTIKGPKDAIKNGIGMVHQHFMLVDTLTVAENIVLGSEPVKGLNFDIKEARKQVKELSEKYGLFVDVDAKIEDIPVGMQQRVEILKTLYRGANIIILDEPTAVLTPQEVEELFVIMRKLKSDGKTILFISHKLHEVMEISDRITVMRLGKVTGELETSKTNPKEIARHMVGRDVVLRVEKAPHKPKEKVFEIKDLVVKDNRGLVAVNKVSFDIRKGEIVGIAGVAGNGQTELVEAITGLRKIEDGKIYFEGKDVTHFTPKQLRELGLAHIPEDRLKHGLIEEFEAYYNVILGQHYKPPFSNGTFLNHKEIFEYTKNLMEEFDVRPRRIQHLGGNFSGGNQQKLVVGREIRMNPKFLVVAQPTRGLDVGAIEFIHKQILKMREMDVGILLISMELEEIFSLSDRIIVMYEGEIMGEVKPEETTVEEVGLMMTGQRLVEARRG